In one window of Tripterygium wilfordii isolate XIE 37 chromosome 1, ASM1340144v1, whole genome shotgun sequence DNA:
- the LOC119998252 gene encoding GATA transcription factor 1-like produces MESLQSTGCLMDDLLDFSSDIGEEEDDEDTKHRKPLPSLKRNTRAPAPFNVLDPFDPNRSLPEIVEEELEWLSNKDAFPAVETFVDILSVQQGSLAKHNSPVSVLENSTTSGNSNSNSNGNITNGSTNIMSYCSSLRAPVRARSKRHTRLRQDLSNEKFWCAGRQIAKNVKTPVAVSTIGRKCQHCGAEKTPQWRAGPMGRKTLCNACGVRYKSGRLVPEYRPAGSPTFSSELHSNSHRKVIEMRQQKQMMGLFVVKPMEKGLYLEDIFTIGMWFYEAVRSWIEISYTYCWVQCFNECGEGEIVSSRRTWEEICPSSEQAMRRFVLLFDCKCKFPSFSVVITQFRVELFNMPI; encoded by the exons ATGGAGTCTCTTCAGTCGACGGGCTGTTTGATGGACGACCTTCTGGACTTCTCATCCGACATAGGAGAGGAGGAAGACGACGAAGACACCAAACACCGAAAGCCTCTCCCTAGTCTTAAACGGAATACCCGTGCCCCGGCTCCTTTCAACGTTTTGGACCCATTTGATCCTAACCGTTCGTTACCT GAAATTGTGGAGGAAGAATTGGAATGGCTATCCAACAAAGACGCATTCCCTGCGGTTGAGACATTCGTCGACATTCTCTCCGTTCAACAGGGTAGCTTGGCGAAGCACAATAGCCCTGTCTCTGTACTGGAGAACAGCACCACTAGCGGCAATAGCAACAGTAATAGCAATGGAAACATTACAAATGGTAGCACTAACATCATGAGTTACTGTAGTAGCCTTCGAGCTCCAGTCCGTGCTCGCAGCAAGCGCCACACCCGTCTTCGCCAGGACCTCTCGAATGAGAAATTTTGGTGCGCAGGACGTCAAATTGCAAAGAATGTGAAGACACCAGTGGCAGTATCGACAATTGGGAGGAAATGTCAGCATTGTGGTGCTGAAAAGACGCCGCAGTGGCGGGCTGGACCCATGGGGCGGAAAACATTGTGTAATGCTTGTGGGGTTAGGTACAAGTCCGGTAGACTGGTGCCTGAGTACCGTCCGGCTGGCAGCCCCACTTTCTCGAGTGAATTGCATTCAAATTCACACAGGAAGGTAATCGAAATGAGGCAACAGAAGCAGATGATGGGATTGTTCGTAGTTAAGCCCATGGAGAAAGG GTTATATCTTGAAGACATTTTCACTATTGGAATGTGGTTCTATGAAGCAGTTAGGAGCTGGATTGAGATCTCTTACACTTACTGTTGGGTGCAATGTTTTAATGAGTGTGGAGAGGGTGAAATTGTCAGCAGCAGAAGAACTTG GGAGGAAATTTGTCCTAGTTCAGAGCAAGCTATGAGAAGGTTTGTATTGCTTTTTGATTGCAAGTGCAAATTTCCTTCTTTCTCAGTTGTTATAACTCAATTCAGGGTAGAGCTTTTCAACATGCCAATTTAA
- the LOC119995789 gene encoding dirigent protein 18-like, translating into MFKQLPITLVFAAMHVAIIAAASTAGEEPALELYMHDILGGSSATARPVTGLLGNIYNGQVPFARPLGFLPPKGGVAIPNANGALPTINAANGIPLGTGLAGTTFAGNTNNQNLNGNPQIQLGPDGLGLGFGTITVIDDALTSSPEFGSQALGKAQGVYVASAADGTTQMMAFTAMFEGGEFGDSLNFYGIYKIGGKYSHLTITGGTGKYKNAFGFAEVRSLIPAGQHVLDGSETLLRITVHLKY; encoded by the coding sequence ATGTTCAAGCAATTACCAATCACATTGGTTTTTGCAGCCATGCACGTTGCGATCATCGCTGCTGCATCAACCGCAGGAGAAGAACCGGCGCTTGAGTTATACATGCATGACATTCTAGGAGGCAGTAGCGCCACGGCAAGGCCAGTCACCGGCTTGCTAGGGAACATTTACAATGGTCAAGTACCCTTTGCTAGGCCATTGGGATTTCTTCCACCAAAGGGTGGAGTGGCCATCCCCAATGCCAACGGTGCCCTTCCAACCATCAATGCTGCCAACGGCATTCCATTGGGAACTGGCTTGGCTGGGACAACATTTGCAGGAAATACAAACAATCAGAATCTCAATGGGAACCCCCAAATTCAACTCGGACCAGACGGATTAGGACTAGGGTTCGGAACAATCACTGTCATTGATGATGCATTGACCTCTAGTCCTGAGTTTGGTTCACAGGCACTAGGTAAAGCTCAAGGAGTATATGTCGCGAGCGCCGCTGACGGAACCACTCAGATGATGGCATTTACAGCCATGTTTGAAGGAGGAGAATTCGGTGACAGCCTCAACTTTTATGGCATATACAAGATTGGGGGGAAGTACTCACATTTGACCATAACTGGTGGTACTGGCAAATACAAGAATGCTTTCGGGTTCGCTGAAGTTCGATCTCTCATACCAGCTGGTCAACATGTCCTGGATGGATCAGAGACATTACTGAGGATCACTGTCCACCTAAAATACTAA